In Microplitis mediator isolate UGA2020A chromosome 2, iyMicMedi2.1, whole genome shotgun sequence, a single window of DNA contains:
- the LOC130678728 gene encoding 26S proteasome non-ATPase regulatory subunit 12 yields MAEPVTTDTGRLVKMEVDYTSNCDVKIPECKKLAQEGKLHDALDQLLVLEKLTRTGADMISTSRVLVAIVEICFEAKNWAALNEHIVLLSKRRSQLKQAVTKMVQECCTYIDKTPDRETMIKLIETLRSVTEGKIYVEVERARLTHRLAKLKEEDGDITNAASIMLELQIETYGSMTKREKAALILEQMRLCLAKQDFVRTQIIAKKISIKFFEDQDDPETQTLKLKYYELMMELAKHEGWYLELCRHNRAVLETPTIKDDPTKRHTALSRAVLYLVLAPHEPEQADLTHRLLADKLIDEIPTYKELLRLFVNPELIKWSGLCDIYEQELRATEVFTASTEEGRKRWTELRNRVVEHNIRIMAKYYTKITLTRMAELLDLPVEETEACLCKLVETGVISARTDRPAGVVRFTGTQEPAAVLDAWAASLNKLMSLVNHTTHLIHQEEMLAVANA; encoded by the exons ATGGCAGAACCAGTGACTACAGATACCGGCAGACTAGTTAAAATGGAAGTTGATTACACCAGTAATTGTGATGTTAAAATTCctgaatgtaaaaaattagcacAAGAAGGAAAACTTCATGATGCACTTGATCAGCTTTTggttttggaaaaattaactCGAACg GGCGCTGACATGATTTCAACCTCACGAGTACTTGTAGCAATAGTAGAAATTTGTTTCGAAGCTAAAAATTGGGCTGCATTAAATGAACACATTGTGCTATTGTCTAAAAGACGTTCTCAATTGAAACAAGCTGTTACGAAAATGGTCCAGGAGTGCTGTACTTATATTGATAAAACTCCTGACAGAGAGACGATGATCAAACTCATTGAAACTTTGAGATCTGTTACTGAAGGAaag atttacGTTGAAGTTGAACGTGCTCGTTTGACTCACCGTCTTGctaaattaaaagaagaaGATGGTGATATTACTAACGCAGCATCAATAATGCTGGAGCTTCAAATCGAGACGTATGGTAGCATGACCAAACGAGAAAAAGCAGCTCTGATACTTGAACAAATGCGTCTTTGTTTGGCTAAACAAGATTTTGTTCGAACACAAATAATTGCCAAGAAAATTAGCATCAAGTTCTTTGAAGATCAGGATGACCCAGAAACTCAAacacttaaattaaaatactacGA ATTGATGATGGAACTGGCAAAGCATGAAGGCTGGTATTTAGAACTGTGTCGTCACAACCGCGCCGTCCTGGAGACTCCAACAATAAAAGATGACCCTACAAAACGTCATACCGCACTCTCACGTGCTGTTTTATATTTAGTTTTAGCTCCACATGAGCCGGAACAAGCAGATCTAACTCATAGATTACTTgctgataaattaattgatgaaaTACCGACTTACAAAGAACTGCTACGACTTTTCGTCAATCCCGAGCTTATCAAATGGTCTGGACTCTGTGACATTTATGAGCAAGAATTACGAGCAACTGAAGTTTTTACTGCGTCCACAGAAGAAGGACGTAAACGATGGACTGAATTACGAAATCGTGTCGTTGAACAT aaCATAAGAATAATGGCCAAGTACTACACGAAAATAACTTTGACTAGAATGGCTGAGTTACTTGACTTGCCAGTAGAAGAAACTGAAGCTTGTCTATGCAAATTAGTTGAAACTGGAGTAATAAGCGCACGTACTGATAGACCAGCTGGAGTTGTACGTTTTACTGGTACTCAAGAACCTGCTGCTGTTCTTGATGCCTGGGCTGCAtcactaaataaattaatgagcCTTGTAAATCACACAACGCATCTCATTCATCAAGAAGAAATGCTTGCCGTCGCTAACGCGTGA
- the LOC130678726 gene encoding cilia- and flagella-associated protein 52, which yields MYLIKQAVNLNETTQARDKYLVYKWYSVVKQFVVNFVILIIMDIKALSVLGIIGFDGVTKHGLQLHPNGKNLIYSMGNKVTIKNIETGEQIFLSGHTDVITTLCISPCGKFIASGQITHLGFKAMVIIWNYEEKNMRGSYEIHKGKVEDICFTCKSNYLISLGGRDDGKIIIWDIDKNMAICGTFASTDIAGNALTLARANVRDQCFLTGGDGTLRIWRIDPHARKVYGSNIKVGKVRRCINCIVINDKDQEAYWGTSSGDIIMTRLNYDSDINNLEPSTSPVMVGCYSKIPEDPKKLKTGVGNLYPGGVTQLLLLPNKKIIVGTGDGSIELIEIVPVPAGAAAKQLVKLPSTPQIRTLKKTRVRGSVTSVTWYEKNSFLVGTSCCEIYEINSTNLKSNIILTCHTDSVYDIAFPHNYSEIFATGSKNDIRLWHLESQKELLRITVPNFVCTSLCFFYDGKLILSAWNDGIVRAFKPQSGNLFFSIENAHIKAVSAIGVTRDGKTLITGGCDGQVRIWQLLKDAQRLKAILKEHRGPITSLNVSYNDEEVVSSSTDGTCVIWDIIDCSRKQVIMGNTMFMSTKFHPNGLQVLTCGTDRKVGYWETLDGSIVREVEGSTIGSINCLDISPDGSHFVTGGNDCLVKFWEYISGDITHIGVGHAAVLTACRFSSNSLYIVTTSADGAVIIWKNPVDNSDDCKSVKSDSKKSKSSHEGSASRQTYLREENVGNMSRRSVSSVDSVRTVHESKKDNGSCQYDPIQPSKDNCQCKDEASGEAVGSPSKSEKSKSISNKKTDDSSRNSVKSKDCCHGKDSKEKLSTRTDSVRSIIEDGESKALEINQRNSLDKNKNKNLVLVSSTRK from the exons ATGTACTTGATAAAACAGGCGGTAAATTTGAATGAAACTACGCAAGCGCGCGATAAATATCTTGTTTACAAATGGTATTCAGTTGTCAAGCAATTcgttgtaaattttgtaattttaataattatggatATTAAAGCACTCAGTGTATTAGGAATTATCGGTTTTGATG GTGTAACTAAGCATGGACTACAACTTCATCCCAATggaaagaatttaatttattcaatggGAAATAAAGttaccataaaaaatattgaaacaggagaacagatttttttatcaggACACACTGATGTCATTACCACACTTTGTATTTCTCCCTGTGGTAAATTTATTGCTTCTGGACAAATTACTCACTTAGGattcaaa gCTATGGTAATAATATGGaattatgaagaaaaaaatatgagaggAAGTTATGAAATTCATAAAGGCAAAGTTGAAGACATTTGTTTTACTTGTAAAAGTAATTATCTGATTAGTTTAGGCGGACGAGAtgatggaaaaataattatttgggatattgataaaaatatggcAATTTgcg gAACATTCGCAAGTACAGATATTGCTGGCAATGCTTTGACACTTGCCCGAGCAAATGTCCGTGATCAATGTTTTCTAACAGGGGGAGATGGTACTCTAAGAATTTGGCGGATAGATCCGCATGCACGTAAAGTTTACGGATCGAATATTAAAGTTGGAAAAGTACGTCGGTGTATTAATTGTATTGTCATTAATGATAAAGACCAGGAAGCTTATTGGGGCACTTCTTCAGGAGACATTATAATGACgcg GCTGAATTATGACagtgatataaataatttagagcCTTCGACATCACCTGTGATGGTGGGATGTTACTCAAAAATACCCGAAGATCCGAAAAAATTGAAGACTGGAGTCGGAAATTTGTATCCCGGTGGAGTAACACAATTACTTTTGTTaccgaataaaaaaataattgtaggtACTGGTGACGGTAGCattgaattaattgaaatcGTACCGGTTCCTGCTGGTGCAGCAGCTAAACAATTAGTCAAATTACCAAGTACTCCACAAATACGTACT ttaaaaaaaacgcGAGTACGTGGTTCAGTGACGTCAGTCACTtggtatgaaaaaaattcatttctcgTTGGTACATCGTGCTgtgaaatttatgaaataaattcaactaatttaaaaagtaatataattttaacatgTCACACTGACTCTGTTTATGATATTGCTTTTCCTCA CAATTACTCGGAAATTTTTGCTACCGGAAGTAAAAATGACATAAGATTATGGCACTTGGAGTCACAAAAAGAATTACTAAGAATTACTGTACCAAATTTTGTATGTACCAGTCtctgttttttttatgacggcaaacttattttatcag ctTGGAATGATGGAATCGTAAGAGCATTTAAGCCACAAAGTGGTAATTTATTCTTTTCAATAGAAAACGCACATATTAAAGCTGTTTCCGCTATTGGTGTGACTAGAGATGGAAAAACTTTAATTACTGGTGGTTGTGACGGACAG gtacGAATATGGCAATTACTTAAAGATGCCCAACGTCTAAAAGCAATTTTAAAAGAACACAGAGGACCTATTACTTCACTAAACGTGTCTTATAACGATGAAGAAGTAGTAAGTTCAAGTACTGACGGGACTTGTGTCATCTGGGACAtcat AGATTGTTCAAGAAAACAAGTGATTATGGGTAATACCATGTTCATGTCCACAAAATTCCATCCAAATGGCCTACAAGTTTTGACTTGTGGTACAGACCGCAAAGTCGGCTACTGGGAAACACTAGACGGTTCAATAGTCCGTGAAGTTGAAGGATCAACAATTGGTTCAATAAATTGCTTGGATATCAGTCCAGATGGTTCACATTTTGTAACAGGTGGCAATGATTGTTTGGTTAAATTCTGGGAGTACATTTCCGGTGACATTACACACATAGGAGTAGGTCATGCTGCTGTTTTAACCGCATGTAGGTTTAGTTCCAACAGCCTGTATATCGTGACAACGAGTGCTGACGGTGCTGTTATCATTTGGAAGAATCCTGTTGATAATTCTGACGATTGTAAAAGCGTTAAAAGTgattctaaaaaatcaaagagtAGCCATGAAGGTTCTGCTTCCCGGCAAACTTATTTACGGGAAGAAAATGTTGGAAATATGAGCCGCAGATCGGTTTCTTCTGTCGATAGTGTGAGGACAGTTCATGAAA gtaAAAAAGACAATGGTTCGTGTCAATATGATCCAATTCAACCATCCAAAGACAACTGTCAGTGTAAAGATGAAGCTTCCGGTGAAGCTGTTGGAAGTCCGAGTAAATCGGAAAAGTCAAAAagtatttccaataaaaaaactgatgATTCATCAAGAAATTCTGTTAAATCCAAAGATTGTTGTCATGGTAAAGacagtaaagaaaaattatcaacacgAACAGACAGCGTAAGAAGTATTATAGAAGACGGAGAATCAAAAGCTCTGGAAATAAACCAACGAAATTctttggataaaaataaaaataaaaatttagtctTGGTATCTTCTActagaaagtaa
- the LOC130663220 gene encoding TD and POZ domain-containing protein 2-like translates to METAYSTTEKHNILYEWKIKEFVSFLESYKNCRDYGELNSPKFSTGSKMNDSWYLQLQLERDEQTKNKKKWISIFLNLFSETNTKTRTHCVFFITDNKKDKKYLNEFNTIFGIEKCWGYSKFIEIEELLKCKSELLPSDTLTLCLSLTVYDDYTSVVSKVPLEETNYKITDCIKDLFTTKMASDVVLVVDKRKFLAHKAILMTRSAVFFAMFSNAMKEQKENEVNIPDMNPDIFEKMLEFMYTDEITKIDDDDIVDLLDAAEKYQLPSLKELCERLLIQLLNIDNAVKFMAVGDRYRTEFLLEYAAEFIAINISAVSKTIEYEELKKSNLPVFLMIIKKFETVSQNSWLVNEH, encoded by the coding sequence ATGGAAACCGCTTATTCTACAACAGAAAAACACAATATTCTTTACGaatggaaaataaaagagTTTGTATCATTTCTTGAGTCTTATAAAAACTGTCGAGATTATGGAGAACTCAATTCACCGAAATTTTCAACGGGTTCTAAAATGAATGACAGCTGGTATCTGCAATTGCAACTTGAAAGAGACGAACAAACgaagaacaagaaaaaatggatatcgatatttttaaatttgtttagtgAAACAAATACTAAAACAAGAACACACTGTGTGTTTTTTATTACggataataaaaaagataagaaatatttgaatgaattCAATACGATCTTTGGGATTGAAAAGTGCTGGGGTTACTCGAAGTTCATTGAAATCGAAGAATTATTGAAATGTAAAAGTGAATTGTTGCCGTCAGATACACTGACACTGTGCCTTAGTCTTACAGTATACGATGATTATACATCAGTTGTTAGTAAAGTTCCATTGGAAGAAACAAACTACAAAATTACTGATTGTATCAAAGATCTTTTTACCACAAAAATGGCAAGTGATGTTGTTCTGGTTGttgataaaagaaaatttctagCACACAAAGCAATTTTGATGACTCGCAGTGCCGTATTTTTCGCAATGTTTTCAAATGCTATGAAAGAACAAAAGGAAAATGAAGTCAATATACCAGATATGAATCCagatatatttgaaaaaatgctcGAGTTTATGTATACGGATGAAATAACTAAAATTGACGATGATGATATTGTAGATTTGCTCGATGCTGCTGAAAAATATCAACTGCCATCACTGAAAGAATTATGCGAGCGTTTACTCATTCAGTTATTGAATATTGATAATGCAGTTAAATTTATGGCTGTAGGAGATCGTTATCGCACTGAATTTTTGTTGGAATATGCAGCGGAATTTATTGCCATCAATATTTCGGCGGTTTCAAAAACTATAGAGTATGAAGAGttgaaaaaatctaatttacCAGTTTtcttaatgataattaaaaaatttgaaactgttagtcagaatagttggCTGGTAAATGAGCATTGA
- the LOC130663457 gene encoding speckle-type POZ protein-like, giving the protein MEGFPIVQTHSVIEERKIIYEWKIHDFFWITQIVFKNRANSTIQSPVFFSPYNEPGYSSWYLKIDLEQIWRFQESLPIILGYCGCHQKLRAQYSICIIDDEENKRFQQKGTKILKNWEEFSISEFVDVTKLWFERDTLLPDDTLTISLKITDFIVRSNTSLPITKFRFKKPKQTADRLVAFFHSKEDSDVVLVVGDERIPAHKILLMSQSPVFSTMFTQNLNDNRENEVDIPDMEPDTCKKLLEFIYTDTVTDLDKVSERLYEVADKYQLPALKELCEESFCKSVSVENAVKYLVLLDLHNADEEVLNCVVDFIAINSKIITGTEEYKALLNTNPALLLTVLTKICSIK; this is encoded by the coding sequence ATGGAAGGTTTCCCAATTGTACAAACTCATTCGGTGATTGAAGAAaggaaaattatatatgaatggAAAatacatgattttttttggattacGCAAATTGTCTTTAAGAACAGAGCGAACAGTACAATCCAATcaccagtttttttttcaccttatAATGAACCTGGTTATAGTTCAtggtatttaaaaatagaccTTGAACAGATATGGAGGTTTCAAGAATCGTTACCAATAATTTTAGGATATTGTGGATGTCATCAAAAATTAAGAGCCCAATATTCAATATGTATTATTGATGATGAAGAGAACAAACGGTTTCAACAAAAAggaactaaaattttgaaaaattgggaagAATTTAGTATTTCAGAGTTCGTTGATGTAACTAAGCTATGGTTCGAAAGAGATACATTATTACCTGATGATACATTAACAATATCCCTTAAAATTACCGATTTTATTGTACGCTCTAACACTAGTCTACCCATCACTAAATTTCGATTCAAAAAACCGAAACAAACTGCCGACAGATTGGTAGCTTTTTTTCATAGTAAAGAAGATAGTGATGTTGTCCTAGTTGTTGGTGATGAAAGAATTCCAGCCCACAAAATTTTGCTGATGAGTCAAAGCCCTGTATTTTCTACAATGTTTACACAAAATCTAAATGATAACAGAGAAAATGAAGTAGACATTCCTGATATGGAACCTGATACATGCAAGAAActattagaatttatttatacagaCACTGTGACTGATCTTGATAAAGTTTCCGAACGTTTATACGAAGTGGCAGATAAATATCAGTTACCAGCTCTTAAAGAGTTATGTGAAGAATCATTTTGTAAAAGTGTAAGTGTTGAAAATGCCGTTAAATATCTAGTTTTACTTGATCTTCACAATGCTGATGAAGAAGTTCTGAATTGTGTAGTAGATTTTATTGCAATCAATTCAAAGATTATTACTGGAACTGAAGAATATAAAGCATTACTAAACACTAATCCAGCATTATTGTTGACTGTATTAACGAAAATTTGCagtattaaatga
- the LOC130663518 gene encoding speckle-type POZ protein-like isoform X1: MEDLQVVQTYSMPEERKIIYEWKVDHFFSIMRFALSNKEESTIQSPVFSTINNSVDSSWYLTMKLSHVPHQGEYFAMALTYCGGHQTLRARYSISFIDDDGNKQLEQIGTKIFKNSVGHIIRQPRSVSEMLKEARKIVPDETFTVHLELTEFIVRSYASPPITKLRFKRSKQIVDDLPAIFHSKEGSDIVLVVGDKRIPAHKTLLMNRNTVFRSILTHHSRNTRSSVVNIPDMDPDILEKLLEFIYTNNVTNLDEVAERLYEVADKYQIPALKKLCEESLCKTISVGNAVQYLVLLNRYNADGVFLNYIADFIAINSKIITQTEEYKALLNTNPSLLLAVLTKIYSSK, translated from the coding sequence ATGGAAGATTTACAAGTTGTACAAACCTATTCTATGCCTGAAGAAcggaaaattatatatgaatggAAAgtagatcattttttttcaattatgcGATTTGCATTAAGCAACAAAGAGGAAAGTACAATCCAATCACCAGTTTTTTCAACTATTAATAATTCCGTCGATAGTTCGTGGTATTTAACAATGAAATTATCGCATGTACCTCACCAGGGCGAATATTTTGCAATGGCTTTGACATATTGTGGTGGACATCAAACATTAAGAGCCAGATATTCGATAAGTTTTATTGATGATGATGGAAACAAACAATTGGAGCAAATaggaactaaaattttcaaaaacagtGTCGGACATATTATTCGGCAGCCTCGTTCAGTAAGTGAAATGCTTAAAGAAGCACGTAAAATAGTACCTGATGAAACATTTACTGTACACCTTGAACTTACTGAATTTATCGTACGTTCTTACGCAAGTCCACCCATCACTAAACTTCGATTTAAAAGATCGAAACAAATTGTCGACGATTTGCCAGCTATTTTTCATAGTAAAGAAGGCAGTGATATTGTTCTAGTTGTTGGTGATAAGAGAATTCCAGCTCACAAGACTTTACTAATGAATCGAAATACTGTATTTCGTTCAATATTGACACATCACTCGAGAAACACCAGAAGTAGTGTAGTAAATATCCCTGATATGGATCCTGATAtccttgaaaaattattagaatttatttacACGAACAATGTGACTAATCTTGATGAAGTTGCTGAACGTTTATATGAAGTAGCAGATAAATATCAGATACCAGCTCTAAAAAAGTTATGCGAAGAATCACTTTGTAAAACCATATCTGTTGGAAATGCCGTTCAATATCTTGTTTTACTTAACCGTTATAACGCTGACGgagtatttttgaattatatagcagatttcattgcaattaattcaaaaataattacccaAACTGAAGAATATAAAGCATTACTCAACACTAATCCATCATTATTGTTGGCtgtattaacaaaaatatacagtagcaaataa
- the LOC130663518 gene encoding speckle-type POZ protein B-like isoform X2: MEVAGYSKVKKYEVTFKWEIDCLLQFIESADYDKVDKTLESPQFSTGASFKDTWFVDLRVDSSKLSKIKGWLSFNLNLISCELPEVRAEFVVSILNNENEQIFIQPSCSRNFKDHQDWGIAHFIKINELFEYKDGYFSNNSTLTLCVELAVHDNYVRITNKIPSTTCEHSITDDLKKLFDSKIGSDIILVAGNKQIRAHKAFLMIRSPVFCAMFTHKLQENKESKVTIPDVEPETLEKMLEFIYTDRVTDLEQIALHLFEAADKYQLQKLKELCEESLSQSITVDNAIKYLVLADLQSTKEFYQYVLRFVAINASKIIKTEDYKALEKDDPALLSIILAKMCSI, translated from the coding sequence ATGGAAGTCGCAGGTtattcaaaagttaaaaagTACGAGGTTACATTCAAGTGGGAAATAGATTGTCTGCTTCAGTTCATCGAATCTGCTGACTATGATAAAGTTGATAAAACTCTTGAATCTCCACAATTTTCAACCGGAGCTAGTTTCAAAGACACCTGGTTCGTAGATTTGAGAGTTGACTCCAGTAaactttcgaaaataaaaGGATGGCTGTCATTTAATTTGAACTTGATCAGTTGTGAATTGCCTGAAGTGAGAGCAGAGTTTGTGgtgtcaattttaaataatgaaaacgaGCAAATTTTTATCCAACCGTCATGTAGCAGAAACTTTAAAGATCATCAAGATTGGGGGATCGCGcactttattaaaataaacgaattatttgaatacaaagatggttatttttcaaacaattcTACTTTGACCCTGTGTGTAGAACTTGCAGTTCATGATAACTATGTACgcattacaaataaaattccaTCAACAACTTGCGAGCATTCGATTactgatgatttaaaaaaactatttgacAGTAAAATTGGTAGCGATATTATTTTAGTTGCGggtaataaacaaattagaGCTCACAAGGCTTTCCTGATGATAAGAAGTCCAGTCTTCTGTGCGATGTTTACACACAAGTTGCAAGAAAACAAGGAAAGTAAAGTTACGATCCCTGATGTTGAACCAGAAACATTAGAGAAAATGctggaatttatttatacagaTCGAGTTACGGATCTTGAGCAGATTGCTCTGCATTTATTTGAAGCAGCTGATAAGTATCAGTTACAGAAACTCAAAGAATTGTGCGAAGAATCTTTGAGTCAGTCAATAACTGTTGATAACGCAATCAAGTATCTCGTATTAGCAGATCTTCAAAGTACAAAAGAGTTTTATCAATATGTCCTTCGTTTTGTAGCAATTAATGcatcaaagataataaaaaccGAAGATTATAAAGCATTGGAGAAAGATGATCCAGCTTTGTTGTCAATTATATTAGCAAAAATGTgcagcatttaa
- the LOC130663271 gene encoding speckle-type POZ protein-like — protein MEDLQVVETHSMMEERIIIYKWKVDHIFSIMRFALSNKEDSTIQSPVFSSNNNTGDSSWYLTMKLTYVPQQGEWLSIALTYCGGHQTLRAKYSISFIDDAGNKQLEQTETKIFKNSVGHVILQSRPVSELLEEAGNLVSDETFTVSLELIEIIVRSYASPPITKLRLKRSKQVVDDLPALFHSKDYSDIILAVGDKRILAHKALLMNRNNVFRAMLSSHKKNTRSNVVNIPDMDPDILEKLLEFIYTDNVTNLDEVAERLYEVADKYQIPALKKLCEESLCKNITVRNAVKYLVLLNRHNANGIFLNYVADFIAINSKIITEAEEYKALLNTNPALLMTVLTKICNIK, from the coding sequence ATGGAAGATTTACAAGTTGTAGAAACCCATTCTATGATGGAAGAAcggataattatatataaatggaAAGTAgatcatattttttcaattatgcGATTCGCCTTGAGCAACAAAGAAGACAGTACAATCCAATCACCAGTTTTttcaagtaataataataccgGTGATAGTTCGTGGTATTTAACAATGAAATTAACGTATGTACCTCAACAGGGCGAATGGCTTTCAATAGCTTTGACATATTGTGGTGGACATCAAACATTAAGAGCCAAATATTCGATAAGTTTTATTGATGATGCAGGAAACAAACAATTAGAGCAAacagaaactaaaattttcaaaaacagtGTAGGACATGTTATTCTGCAGTCTCGTCCAGTAAGTGAACTATTGGAAGAAGCAGGTAATTTAGTATCTGATGAAACATTCACTGTATCCCTTGAACTTATTGAAATTATCGTACGTTCTTACGCTAGTCCACCCATCACTAAACTTCGATTAAAAAGATCGAAACAAGTTGTCGACGATTTGCCAGCTCTTTTTCATAGTAAAGATTACAGTGATATTATTCTAGCTGTTGGTGATAAGAGAATTCTAGCTCACAAAGCTTTACTAATGAATCGAAATAATGTATTTCGTGCAATGTTGTCATCTCATAAGAAAAACACCAGAAGTAATGTAGTAAATATCCCTGATATGGATCCTGATATCCTTGAAAAACTATTGGAATTCATTTATACGGACAATGTGACTAATCTTGATGAAGTTGCTGAACGTTTATATGAAGTAGCAGATAAATATCAGATACCAGCTCTAAAAAAGTTATGCGAAGAATCACTTTGTAAAAACATAACTGTTAGAAATGCCGTTAAATATCTTGTTTTACTTAACCGTCATAACGCTAAcggaatatttttgaattatgtaGCAGATTTCATTGCAATCAATTCAAAGATAATTACCGAAGCTGAAGAATATAAAGCATTACTAAACACTAATCCAGCATTATTGATGACTGTCTTAACGAAAATTTGCaatattaaatag
- the LOC130678727 gene encoding autophagy protein 12-like, with translation MADKEEEESVTPVTSDNAGDNTTDKPAVEEAELESLKQTLSETNLSGNDGSQSAPKDKTKIDILLKAAGNAPIMKKKRWSVSPEQHIGWISEFIKKYLKLDTNERLFLYINQTFAPAPDQTVQNLYDCYGTDGKLIIHYCKSQAWG, from the exons atggctgataaagaagaagaagaaagtGTAACTCCAGTGACAAGTGATAACGCAGGTGATAATACGACAGATAAACCAGCAGTTGAAGAAGCTGAGTTAGAATCATTGAAACAGACACTTTCTGAAACAAATTTATCAGGAAATGATGGATCTCAATCAGCACCAAAGGATAAAACTAAAA ttgatattttattaaaagctGCTGGCAATGCTCCGATTATGAAGAAGAAAAGATGGTCAGTGAGTCCAGAACAACATATTGGATGGATATCggaatttattaagaaatatttaaaactcgACACAAATGAAAGactg ttcCTGTATATCAACCAGACATTCGCACCAGCACCCGATCAAACAGTTCAAAATCTGTATGATTGCTATGGGACTGAtgggaaattaattattcattattgtAAAAGTCAAGCATGgggttga